In Herbinix luporum, a single window of DNA contains:
- the dprA gene encoding DNA-processing protein DprA, with amino-acid sequence MNTKSDQEIYNYWIGGFFNFSAKKILAILNLFGSSKELFYASDKAMEEMCNICSKKGVRITKRDMELLKSRRDINLLMKSLEYLKEHSIDYVTLLDNTYPDKLRHIYNPPFLLYLKGNPFPVHKKAIAIIGARECSAYGKEIARNLAGALAREDIVIISGLARGVDSYAHQGCLLVEGSTYGILGCGIDICYPKENINIYMDMQKKGGVISEYGPGIKPLAYNFPMRNRIISALSDGIVIIEAREKSGSLITVDMGLDQGKNIYAVPGRITDKLSMGCNNLIKMGAKVVTSPQDILEDFSYYCSRAKSDEKDLNIILNKEEEAIYNLLSLNPRHIDQLVDLSGISIDKLMEYLLSLELKNFVDQPRKNYYIRKEVW; translated from the coding sequence ATGAATACAAAATCAGATCAAGAAATATATAATTATTGGATAGGTGGTTTTTTTAATTTTAGTGCAAAAAAAATCTTGGCAATTCTTAATTTATTCGGATCTTCCAAGGAATTATTTTATGCTTCAGATAAAGCAATGGAAGAAATGTGTAATATATGTAGTAAGAAAGGTGTCCGTATAACTAAAAGGGATATGGAATTGTTAAAATCCCGCCGGGATATAAATTTACTGATGAAAAGTCTTGAGTATCTTAAAGAACATAGTATAGATTATGTAACCTTGCTTGATAATACTTATCCGGATAAATTAAGGCATATTTATAATCCCCCCTTTTTACTCTATCTAAAGGGTAATCCCTTTCCGGTTCATAAGAAAGCTATAGCCATAATAGGGGCAAGAGAGTGTTCGGCATATGGAAAAGAGATAGCAAGAAACTTAGCAGGGGCCCTAGCTAGGGAGGATATTGTTATAATCAGCGGACTTGCAAGGGGAGTGGACTCTTATGCCCATCAGGGATGTCTTTTAGTTGAAGGAAGTACCTATGGAATTTTAGGTTGCGGTATTGACATTTGCTATCCTAAGGAGAATATTAATATTTATATGGATATGCAAAAGAAGGGAGGAGTTATATCGGAATATGGACCGGGTATAAAGCCTTTGGCTTATAATTTTCCCATGCGTAATCGTATTATTAGTGCTTTAAGTGATGGAATAGTAATAATTGAAGCCAGAGAAAAAAGCGGTTCCCTAATAACTGTAGATATGGGCCTTGATCAGGGTAAGAATATCTATGCTGTACCCGGCAGAATTACAGATAAACTAAGCATGGGTTGTAATAATTTAATTAAGATGGGTGCAAAAGTGGTCACTTCCCCCCAGGATATTTTAGAAGACTTTAGCTACTATTGCTCTAGAGCTAAGTCAGATGAGAAAGATTTGAATATAATACTAAATAAAGAAGAAGAAGCTATATATAATCTTCTAAGCCTTAATCCTAGACATATTGATCAGCTGGTGGATTTATCCGGCATTTCTATAGACAAACTGATGGAGTATCTACTTTCATTGGAATTAAAAAATTTTGTAGATCAACCCAGGAAAAATTATTACATAAGAAAAGAGGTATGGTAA
- the topA gene encoding type I DNA topoisomerase, which yields MPRYLVIVESPAKAKTIKKFLGSNYEVVASNGHVRDLPKSQMGIDIANDYEPKYITIRGKGELLAKLRKEVKKADKVYLATDPDREGEAISWHLSHALKLDNNIANRIVFNEITKNAVKASIKQARKLDMNLVDAQQARRVLDRMVGYTISPLLWTKIKRGLSAGRVQSVALRIICDREQEINSFIPEEYWNLEAEFALGGKKRPLIAKYIGKDKVKTTIRTEAEATNIVDDLQDAQFIIKEIKRGERIRKAPLPFTTSTLQQEAAKTLNFSTKKTMQLAQQLYEGISIKGHGSVGLITYLRTDSIRISDEADLAAKQYIEEKYGKEFVADKANNGRSGKKIQDAHEAIRPTNMEFEPSEIKESLTRDQFRLYQLIWRRFIASRMQPAKYETTSIKIEGKGHWFSTAASRLLFEGFLSVYQQEDTEDTIKASYETLNEGDILKLKELKKSQHFTQPPAHYTEASLVKTLEELGIGRPSTYSPTISTIIARRYVIKENKNLYVTELGEAVNNIMVEAFPSIVDVNFTANMESLLDSVEDGTIAWKTIIRNFYPDLEEAVNKANEELDKIKIEDEVTDEICDLCGRNMVIKYGPHGKFLACPGFPDCRNTKPYLEKIGVECPVCGGDVVIRKTKKGRRYFGCSNHPECTFMTWQKPSKEKCPKCESVLLEKGNKLACSNETCGYVIANKNSDID from the coding sequence ATGCCAAGATATCTTGTGATTGTGGAATCTCCGGCAAAAGCGAAGACCATAAAAAAGTTTTTGGGAAGTAATTATGAAGTAGTTGCATCTAACGGTCATGTAAGAGACTTACCTAAAAGCCAGATGGGCATTGATATAGCTAATGATTATGAACCTAAATATATAACCATTCGGGGGAAAGGTGAATTACTGGCTAAACTTCGTAAAGAGGTAAAAAAGGCTGATAAAGTATATCTTGCAACTGACCCGGACCGAGAAGGAGAAGCTATTTCATGGCATCTGTCCCATGCTTTAAAGCTGGATAATAATATTGCAAATAGAATTGTCTTTAATGAGATTACAAAAAATGCTGTAAAAGCTTCTATAAAACAAGCCAGAAAGTTAGATATGAATCTTGTGGATGCCCAGCAGGCTAGAAGAGTCCTAGACCGTATGGTGGGATATACCATAAGTCCTCTTTTGTGGACTAAAATTAAAAGGGGCTTAAGTGCCGGAAGAGTTCAATCTGTAGCCTTAAGAATAATATGCGATAGAGAACAAGAGATTAACTCTTTTATTCCGGAGGAATACTGGAATTTGGAGGCTGAGTTTGCCTTAGGAGGAAAAAAACGTCCCCTTATAGCAAAATATATCGGTAAGGATAAAGTTAAAACTACAATCCGTACAGAAGCAGAAGCTACTAATATAGTAGATGACTTACAAGATGCCCAATTTATCATAAAGGAGATAAAAAGGGGAGAACGAATAAGAAAAGCCCCCTTACCATTTACTACCAGCACCTTGCAGCAGGAAGCGGCAAAGACATTGAACTTTTCTACAAAAAAGACAATGCAGCTGGCTCAGCAATTGTACGAGGGAATCAGTATTAAAGGCCATGGTAGTGTGGGTTTAATTACTTATCTGCGTACGGATTCCATTCGTATTAGTGATGAGGCTGATTTGGCAGCTAAGCAATATATAGAAGAAAAATATGGGAAGGAATTTGTGGCTGATAAGGCTAATAACGGCCGCTCGGGTAAAAAAATACAAGATGCTCATGAAGCAATTCGTCCTACCAATATGGAGTTTGAGCCATCTGAAATTAAAGAATCCCTTACAAGGGATCAGTTCCGTTTGTATCAGCTTATTTGGAGACGTTTTATTGCCAGTAGAATGCAGCCTGCCAAGTATGAGACAACTTCTATTAAGATAGAAGGAAAGGGGCATTGGTTTTCTACAGCTGCCTCCAGGCTTTTGTTTGAAGGTTTTTTAAGTGTCTATCAGCAAGAGGATACTGAAGATACCATAAAGGCTTCTTATGAGACTCTAAATGAAGGTGATATCCTTAAATTAAAAGAACTTAAGAAAAGCCAGCATTTTACCCAGCCTCCGGCTCATTATACTGAAGCCTCCTTAGTTAAGACCTTAGAGGAATTGGGAATTGGTAGACCCAGTACTTATTCACCAACCATCAGTACAATTATTGCAAGAAGGTATGTTATAAAAGAAAATAAAAATCTATATGTTACTGAACTTGGTGAGGCAGTAAACAATATTATGGTGGAAGCATTTCCTAGCATTGTGGATGTGAATTTCACCGCTAATATGGAATCATTATTAGATAGTGTAGAGGATGGGACTATAGCTTGGAAAACCATTATAAGGAATTTTTATCCCGATTTAGAAGAGGCAGTAAATAAAGCCAATGAAGAGCTGGATAAAATTAAGATTGAAGATGAAGTTACAGATGAAATCTGTGACTTATGTGGTAGAAATATGGTCATAAAATATGGACCCCATGGTAAGTTCTTGGCATGTCCAGGTTTTCCTGACTGTAGGAATACTAAACCTTATCTTGAAAAGATTGGTGTGGAATGTCCTGTTTGTGGCGGAGATGTGGTTATAAGAAAGACTAAAAAGGGTAGAAGGTATTTTGGCTGCAGCAATCATCCGGAATGTACCTTTATGACCTGGCAGAAGCCTTCAAAGGAAAAATGTCCCAAATGTGAAAGCGTATTGCTTGAAAAAGGAAATAAATTAGCATGTAGTAATGAAACTTGTGGTTATGTAATAGCTAATAAAAATTCTGATATAGATTAA
- the codY gene encoding GTP-sensing pleiotropic transcriptional regulator CodY, protein MSVQLLDKTRKINNLLHNNNSHKVVFNDICVVLSDILNSNVLVISRKGKVLGVNNRPDIAEIQELIKDTVGRYIDSLLNERLLNILSTKENVNLATLGFEFDEVNSYQAIITPIDIAGERLGTLFIYRIGESYNIDDIILSEYGTTVVGLEMMRSVNEENAEENRKIQIVRSAISTLSFSELEAIQHIFNELKGNEGILVASRIADRVGITRSVIVNALRKFESAGVIESRSSGMKGTYIKVLNDVVFEELKNLQN, encoded by the coding sequence ATGAGTGTACAATTACTTGACAAGACAAGGAAGATTAATAATCTTCTACATAATAATAATTCCCACAAAGTAGTTTTTAATGACATTTGTGTTGTGCTAAGCGATATATTAAATTCTAATGTATTGGTTATCAGTCGAAAAGGCAAGGTTCTTGGTGTTAATAACAGACCGGATATTGCTGAAATTCAGGAACTGATTAAGGATACGGTTGGCAGGTATATTGATAGCTTATTAAATGAGAGACTTCTTAATATTTTGTCAACAAAGGAGAATGTGAATCTGGCTACCTTGGGATTTGAATTTGATGAAGTTAATTCTTATCAAGCCATTATTACCCCCATAGATATAGCCGGTGAGCGGTTGGGAACCTTATTTATATACAGAATAGGTGAGTCCTACAATATAGATGATATAATTCTTAGTGAATATGGCACTACAGTTGTAGGCCTTGAGATGATGCGTTCGGTTAATGAAGAAAATGCGGAAGAAAATCGTAAGATTCAAATTGTAAGATCCGCAATCAGTACTTTATCATTTTCAGAGCTTGAAGCAATACAGCATATTTTTAATGAATTAAAAGGAAATGAAGGTATTCTTGTGGCAAGTAGAATTGCCGACCGTGTAGGAATAACCAGATCTGTTATTGTCAATGCTTTGAGAAAATTTGAAAGTGCGGGAGTTATAGAATCCCGTTCTTCAGGAATGAAAGGAACATATATAAAAGTGTTAAATGATGTAGTATTCGAAGAGTTAAAAAATTTGCAAAATTAA
- the flgB gene encoding flagellar basal body rod protein FlgB — MIGSNAFNYINVLNKAASASWKRNEVIANNIANVDTPGYKRKDVQFETFLMSALTGDSSLDKRVSNIRLDSLNPQVYTDYSNLSYRLDGNNVDIDTESANLAENQIRYYALMDSMTQEFNRLKMVLQNK, encoded by the coding sequence ATGATTGGATCGAATGCTTTTAACTATATTAATGTATTGAATAAGGCTGCCAGTGCCAGCTGGAAGAGGAATGAAGTAATAGCCAATAATATTGCAAATGTAGACACTCCGGGATATAAAAGAAAAGATGTACAATTTGAAACTTTTTTAATGAGTGCTCTTACAGGTGATAGTTCTTTAGATAAGCGTGTATCTAATATCCGATTAGATAGTTTAAATCCCCAAGTATATACGGATTATTCCAATCTCAGTTATCGGCTAGACGGTAATAATGTAGATATTGATACAGAATCTGCTAATTTGGCAGAAAATCAAATTAGATACTATGCACTGATGGATTCCATGACTCAGGAATTTAATAGATTAAAGATGGTGCTTCAGAATAAATAG
- the flgC gene encoding flagellar basal body rod protein FlgC has protein sequence MSAFSGMNISASGMSAQRLRMDVISQNIANVNTTRDKNGEAYRRKAVVFSEKNTTPFQEVFMKTAGLAGNGVKVTKIIEDDISDLRKVYDPTHPDADEEGYVSYPNVNIVQEMTDLIDATRSYEANVTAFNATKNMALKGLEVGK, from the coding sequence ATGTCTGCTTTTAGCGGGATGAATATTAGCGCCAGCGGGATGAGTGCCCAAAGGTTGCGAATGGATGTTATATCACAAAATATTGCCAATGTAAATACTACCAGGGATAAGAACGGAGAAGCATACAGACGTAAGGCAGTGGTGTTTTCTGAAAAGAATACCACCCCCTTTCAAGAGGTGTTTATGAAAACAGCAGGGCTTGCCGGTAATGGTGTAAAAGTAACCAAGATTATTGAAGATGATATAAGTGATTTACGTAAGGTTTATGATCCGACTCATCCGGATGCAGATGAGGAGGGATATGTATCTTATCCCAATGTTAACATAGTCCAAGAAATGACGGATTTGATTGATGCAACAAGATCCTATGAGGCTAATGTAACAGCCTTTAATGCCACAAAGAACATGGCTCTAAAGGGATTGGAAGTAGGCAAATAG
- a CDS encoding flagellar hook-basal body complex protein FliE translates to MDITSIGSLNELSKYGIKSATTAKENRNAAFETLFEAAAGMIKETNRYTNEAEEAEMAFALGLMDNTHDLQIAQQKANLALQYTIAVRNQVLDAYKEIMNLQF, encoded by the coding sequence ATGGATATTACAAGTATAGGTAGTTTAAATGAGCTTAGTAAGTATGGCATAAAATCAGCCACTACAGCCAAGGAAAATCGAAACGCAGCTTTCGAGACATTGTTTGAAGCGGCAGCGGGTATGATAAAAGAAACTAATCGTTATACCAATGAAGCGGAGGAAGCAGAGATGGCCTTTGCCCTCGGTCTTATGGATAATACCCATGATTTGCAGATAGCACAGCAGAAAGCTAACTTGGCATTGCAATACACAATTGCAGTCCGAAATCAGGTTTTAGATGCATATAAAGAAATAATGAATCTGCAATTTTAA
- a CDS encoding flagellar M-ring protein FliF C-terminal domain-containing protein, translated as MAERLKQIPKQLLEIWNKYTAKQKTILISVISAIFIAFLVLVYVTNKVEYEELTITETTKEASEVIELLKSEGIKYKLGSDRLTVSVDLKRYSDAVLLLASNDMPSTGLSLDELLNNSLSTTNSDRNLKLNLYLQNQLKKYIESMEGVQDAEVYYIPVDDSNSILTTQRETSASVLLKVDKNFKPETAETIAEVVAAVIGNSTTDNIKVADQNGNLHFGGAKDLYTGNASSKEEYREMLRNTFINNLYMGLIKRGFDDVVIMPNLSLDFKKVQELYTEYLPAEGQDQGVYSHSYTYNSENAGSYGAGVPGTSSNDETDYMIEDSSNTSGNVKIEEFDYLPNERVTNIEYEVGAIIPEESSVSILLRKIVTRTEEDLESEGLLDEMSFDEYVRLNSEGRKLELDPDIVSMVSMATGISENNIQITAIEQPVYVPKVIEYREWTDYLQIILAVLIVALLLFVVIKALKPVEVTELEPELSVEELLATTKEAQPIDDIEFNEVSEVRKVIEKIVDEKPDAVAQLLRNWLNEDWE; from the coding sequence ATGGCAGAGAGGCTGAAACAAATACCAAAACAACTATTGGAAATTTGGAACAAATATACAGCAAAACAAAAGACAATTTTAATCAGTGTGATTAGTGCAATTTTTATAGCGTTTTTAGTATTAGTTTATGTAACTAATAAAGTTGAATACGAAGAATTAACTATTACCGAAACAACTAAAGAGGCTAGTGAAGTTATAGAATTGTTAAAGTCAGAAGGTATTAAATATAAATTAGGTTCTGACCGCTTAACTGTCTCGGTAGATTTAAAAAGATATTCTGATGCGGTGTTATTGCTCGCCAGTAATGATATGCCTTCTACAGGTCTATCCCTAGACGAGCTATTAAATAACAGTCTTAGTACGACAAATAGTGATCGTAATCTTAAATTAAATCTCTATTTACAAAATCAATTAAAAAAATATATAGAGAGCATGGAAGGAGTTCAGGATGCAGAGGTTTATTATATACCGGTGGACGACAGTAATTCCATATTAACCACCCAGAGAGAAACCAGTGCCAGTGTACTCCTTAAAGTTGATAAAAATTTTAAGCCAGAGACTGCTGAAACCATTGCGGAAGTAGTGGCTGCGGTAATTGGAAATAGTACTACGGATAATATAAAGGTTGCAGATCAAAACGGTAACTTACATTTTGGTGGTGCCAAGGACTTATATACTGGAAATGCATCATCTAAGGAAGAGTACCGGGAAATGCTTCGTAATACCTTTATTAATAATTTATATATGGGCTTAATCAAACGGGGATTTGATGATGTGGTTATTATGCCCAATCTATCATTAGATTTTAAGAAGGTTCAGGAATTATACACTGAATATCTGCCGGCAGAAGGCCAAGATCAAGGTGTATACAGTCATAGCTATACCTATAATTCGGAAAATGCCGGATCATATGGTGCAGGTGTTCCGGGGACTTCTTCCAATGATGAAACGGATTATATGATAGAGGATTCATCAAACACCTCAGGTAATGTAAAAATTGAAGAATTTGATTATTTACCCAATGAAAGGGTAACCAATATCGAATATGAAGTAGGTGCAATTATACCGGAGGAATCTTCCGTAAGTATTTTGCTTCGTAAGATTGTCACCCGTACCGAAGAGGATTTAGAGTCTGAGGGACTACTAGATGAAATGAGTTTTGATGAATATGTCAGATTAAATAGTGAAGGAAGAAAACTAGAGCTAGATCCGGATATTGTATCTATGGTATCCATGGCAACAGGTATATCGGAAAATAATATACAGATAACGGCTATCGAACAACCGGTATATGTACCAAAGGTGATTGAATACAGAGAATGGACCGATTATCTACAGATTATACTGGCGGTGTTAATAGTAGCCTTATTACTATTTGTAGTAATTAAGGCTCTGAAACCGGTTGAGGTTACTGAGCTTGAGCCGGAGTTGTCAGTTGAAGAACTTCTGGCTACCACCAAGGAGGCTCAGCCTATTGACGATATTGAATTTAATGAGGTTTCTGAGGTACGTAAGGTAATTGAGAAAATTGTTGATGAGAAGCCGGATGCGGTGGCACAACTACTTCGCAACTGGTTAAATGAGGATTGGGAGTAA